The Amblyomma americanum isolate KBUSLIRL-KWMA chromosome 6, ASM5285725v1, whole genome shotgun sequence genome has a window encoding:
- the LOC144136744 gene encoding solute carrier family 2, facilitated glucose transporter member 8-like isoform X2, whose amino-acid sequence MEDRRALTAPDEDRSPWRGPLLLAVGSACMGASSFGLTLSYSSPALPDIRRRMPFSDNQGDWFGSLVTLGALFGGLAGGQLVNGIGRKDTIIFSSLGFVLGFLLIEVSPQPMVMFVGRFLTGFSTGTTALVVPVFISEVSPPQIRGVLNTMCTIAVTSGVLMAYVLGKWLDYQWLATACMVPSVLMVLSMPFMADSPRWLLQAGRSEEALKALEFYEGAERAREEFDSLQASGSVVEAFSFADFKLPYIYKPFLCVLLGMFLQQFSGISIMLFYTQDIFESAGSTIESTDCTIIVGVVQVASGFLSTLLVERLGRKILLLASCFVSSISLVLLGISYHFKDLQGQDFLASYGWLPLLALCGFMVGYSVGLGPLPWMLMGEMLPLRVKGFATGVSTAFNFGCGALIAREYHSTMNLLGNDGIYWFYAAAMALGFVLVLMFIPETRGKTLEEIEVQFGKSANSAADSREQPGLVNA is encoded by the exons ATGGAGGACAGGCGGGCGCTCACCGCTCCCGACGAGGACCGCTCCCCGTGGCGCGGCCCGCTGCTGCTGGCCGTGGGCTCGGCGTGCATGGGCGCCTCTTCCTTCGGCCTCACGCTCAGCTACTCGTCGCCCGCGCTGCCGGACATCCGGCGACGGATGCCGTTCAGCGACAACCAAGGAGACTGGTTCGGCTCCCTGGTCACGCTCGGGGCGCTTTTCGGGGGACTCGCCGGCG GCCAGCTGGTGAATGGGATCGGCCGCAAGGACACCATCATCTTCTCGTCTCTGGGCTTCGTGCTGGGCTTCCTGCTCATAGAAGTGTCGCCGCAGCCCATGGTGATGTTCGTGGGGCGCTTTCTCACGGGCTTCTCCACGGGCACCACGGCGCTCGTGGTGCCCGTGTTCATCTCCGAAGTGAGTCCGCCGCAGATCCGCGGCGTGCTCAACACCATGTGCACCATCGCCGTCACCTCGGGTGTCCTGATGGCCTACGTGCTGGGCAAGTGGCTCGACTACCAGTGGCTCGCCACGGCCTGCATGGTGCCCTCGGTGCTCATGGTGTTGTCCATGCCCTTCATGGCCGACTCGCCGCGCTGGCTTCTCCAGGCGGGACGTTCCGAGGAGGCCCTCAAG GCGCTCGAGTTCTACGAAGGAGCGGAGAGGGCAAGAGAGGAGTTTGATAGCCTGCAGGCGTCGGGATCAGTCGTCGAGGCGTTCTCGTTCGCCGATTTCAAGCTGCCGTACATCTACAAGCCTTTCCTCTGCGTGCTCCTCGGCATGTTCCTGCAGCAGTTCTCGGGCATCAGCATCATGCTGTTCTACACGCAAGACATCTTCGAGTCTGCCGGCTCGACCATCGAGTCCACCGACTGCACCATAATCGTCGGTGTCGTCCAGGTAGCCAGCGGCTTCCTGTCAACGCTGCTCGTCGAGCGCCTGGGCCGCAAGATCCTGCTGCTGGCTTCCTGCTTCGTGTCCTCCATCAGCCTCGTCCTCCTGGGGATCTCGTACCACTTTAAGGATTTGCAG GGCCAGGACTTCCTCGCGTCGTACGGCTGGCTCCCGCTCCTGGCCTTGTGCGGCTTCATGGTCGGCTACTCGGTGGGCCTCGGACCGCTGCCCTGGATGCTCATGGGCGAAATGCTGCCGCTGCGCGTCAAGGGCTTCGCGACGGGCGTGTCGACAGCCTTCAACTTTGGCTGCGGCGCCCTCATCGCCAGGGAGTACCACAGCACCATGAACCTGCTCGGCAACGACGGCATCTACTGGTTCTACGCCGCCGCCATGGCCTTGGGCTTCGTGTTGGTGCTAATGTTCATCCCCGAGACCCGCGGAAAGACGCTTGAGGAGATTGAGGTGCAGTTCGGCAAGAGCGCGAACTCCGCCGCGGACTCGAGGGAACAACCGGGCCTCGTGAATGCGTAG
- the LOC144136744 gene encoding solute carrier family 2, facilitated glucose transporter member 8-like isoform X1: protein MSIARMGAVAPRDVVQLEPLCHPAACGLPPVQVQGRLQMEDRRALTAPDEDRSPWRGPLLLAVGSACMGASSFGLTLSYSSPALPDIRRRMPFSDNQGDWFGSLVTLGALFGGLAGGQLVNGIGRKDTIIFSSLGFVLGFLLIEVSPQPMVMFVGRFLTGFSTGTTALVVPVFISEVSPPQIRGVLNTMCTIAVTSGVLMAYVLGKWLDYQWLATACMVPSVLMVLSMPFMADSPRWLLQAGRSEEALKALEFYEGAERAREEFDSLQASGSVVEAFSFADFKLPYIYKPFLCVLLGMFLQQFSGISIMLFYTQDIFESAGSTIESTDCTIIVGVVQVASGFLSTLLVERLGRKILLLASCFVSSISLVLLGISYHFKDLQGQDFLASYGWLPLLALCGFMVGYSVGLGPLPWMLMGEMLPLRVKGFATGVSTAFNFGCGALIAREYHSTMNLLGNDGIYWFYAAAMALGFVLVLMFIPETRGKTLEEIEVQFGKSANSAADSREQPGLVNA from the exons TGCAGGGTCGTCTCCAGATGGAGGACAGGCGGGCGCTCACCGCTCCCGACGAGGACCGCTCCCCGTGGCGCGGCCCGCTGCTGCTGGCCGTGGGCTCGGCGTGCATGGGCGCCTCTTCCTTCGGCCTCACGCTCAGCTACTCGTCGCCCGCGCTGCCGGACATCCGGCGACGGATGCCGTTCAGCGACAACCAAGGAGACTGGTTCGGCTCCCTGGTCACGCTCGGGGCGCTTTTCGGGGGACTCGCCGGCG GCCAGCTGGTGAATGGGATCGGCCGCAAGGACACCATCATCTTCTCGTCTCTGGGCTTCGTGCTGGGCTTCCTGCTCATAGAAGTGTCGCCGCAGCCCATGGTGATGTTCGTGGGGCGCTTTCTCACGGGCTTCTCCACGGGCACCACGGCGCTCGTGGTGCCCGTGTTCATCTCCGAAGTGAGTCCGCCGCAGATCCGCGGCGTGCTCAACACCATGTGCACCATCGCCGTCACCTCGGGTGTCCTGATGGCCTACGTGCTGGGCAAGTGGCTCGACTACCAGTGGCTCGCCACGGCCTGCATGGTGCCCTCGGTGCTCATGGTGTTGTCCATGCCCTTCATGGCCGACTCGCCGCGCTGGCTTCTCCAGGCGGGACGTTCCGAGGAGGCCCTCAAG GCGCTCGAGTTCTACGAAGGAGCGGAGAGGGCAAGAGAGGAGTTTGATAGCCTGCAGGCGTCGGGATCAGTCGTCGAGGCGTTCTCGTTCGCCGATTTCAAGCTGCCGTACATCTACAAGCCTTTCCTCTGCGTGCTCCTCGGCATGTTCCTGCAGCAGTTCTCGGGCATCAGCATCATGCTGTTCTACACGCAAGACATCTTCGAGTCTGCCGGCTCGACCATCGAGTCCACCGACTGCACCATAATCGTCGGTGTCGTCCAGGTAGCCAGCGGCTTCCTGTCAACGCTGCTCGTCGAGCGCCTGGGCCGCAAGATCCTGCTGCTGGCTTCCTGCTTCGTGTCCTCCATCAGCCTCGTCCTCCTGGGGATCTCGTACCACTTTAAGGATTTGCAG GGCCAGGACTTCCTCGCGTCGTACGGCTGGCTCCCGCTCCTGGCCTTGTGCGGCTTCATGGTCGGCTACTCGGTGGGCCTCGGACCGCTGCCCTGGATGCTCATGGGCGAAATGCTGCCGCTGCGCGTCAAGGGCTTCGCGACGGGCGTGTCGACAGCCTTCAACTTTGGCTGCGGCGCCCTCATCGCCAGGGAGTACCACAGCACCATGAACCTGCTCGGCAACGACGGCATCTACTGGTTCTACGCCGCCGCCATGGCCTTGGGCTTCGTGTTGGTGCTAATGTTCATCCCCGAGACCCGCGGAAAGACGCTTGAGGAGATTGAGGTGCAGTTCGGCAAGAGCGCGAACTCCGCCGCGGACTCGAGGGAACAACCGGGCCTCGTGAATGCGTAG